The following are from one region of the Littorina saxatilis isolate snail1 linkage group LG4, US_GU_Lsax_2.0, whole genome shotgun sequence genome:
- the LOC138964134 gene encoding isocitrate dehydrogenase [NAD] subunit gamma, mitochondrial-like has protein sequence MAALTRRLLCNTAWRQTVVPSLSSFGNRNYTINATEQQVLSCAKYGGRHCVTLMTGDGVGPEILTHVQEIFRYAGAPIDFETVEINSSTTDAAYLEAALLSVQRNGVALKGNIETKFDDAEFRSMNVALRSRLDLWSNIVWCRSFKGVNARYDDIDIVLIRENTEGEYSSLEHESVTGVVESLKIITAEKCERIARYAFDFAARNGRKKVTAIHKANIMKLADGLFLESCRKVSEDYADIKFSDMIIDNASMQMVSRPQQFDVLLMPNLYGNILSSIAAGLVGGAGLVPGMNVGAKYAVFESGTRNSGRSLKGKNIANPTGMLLASCDMLDYLGHHNVGALIRESVLDVIAQPQHQTPDMGGQATTTDVIQAIIDDIKPKTQTRNQQAN, from the exons ATGGCAGCTCTGACAAGGAGGCTCCTGTGCAACACT GCATGGCGACAGACTGTTGTACCCTCTCTGTCTAGCTTTGGCAACAGAAATTACACCATCAATGCAACAGAACAACAG GTGTTGTCATGTGCAAAGTATGGAGGCAGACACTGTGTGACCTTGATGACCGGGGATGGTGTTGGTCCTGAGATCTTGACCCATGTTCAAGAAATCTTCAG ATATGCAGGAGCTCCCATTGATTTTGAAACGGTGGAGATCAACTCCTCGACCACTGATGCAGCCTACCTAGAAGCTGCTTTACTGTCTGTGCAAAGAAATGGCGTGGCCTTGAAAG GTAACATTGAAACCAAGTTCGATGATGCAGAATTTCGGTCAATGAATGTTGCACTACG AAGCAGACTTGATCTGTGGAGCAACATTGTGTGGTGTCGTTCCTTCAAGGGAGTAAACGCTCGCTATGATGATATTGACATCGTCTTGATCAGAGAAAATACGGAGGGAGAGTATTCCTCTTTGGAACATGAG AGTGTGACGGGCGTTGTGGAGAGTCTAAAGATCATCACAGCCGAGAAATGTGAGCGCATTGCTCGATACGCTTTTGATTTTGCTGCTCGCAATGGGAGGAAGAAGGTCACGGCCATACACAAAGCCAACATCAT GAAGCTTGCTGATGGCCTGTTCTTGGAGAGCTGCAGAAAGGTTTCGGAAGATTATGCTGACATCAAGTTTTCTGACATGATCATTGACAATGCCAGCATGCAG ATGGTGTCCAGACCACAGCAGTTTGACGTGCTGTTGATGCCAAATCTGTATGGCAACATTCTGAGCAGTATCGCTGCAGGCTTGGTGGGTGGTGCAGGTCTGGTGCCAGGAATGAATGTGGGCGCCAAATACGCAGTATTTGAATCT ggTACACGTAACTCTGGGCGCTCGCTGAAAGGCAAGAACATCGCCAACCCGACAGGCATGCTGCTGGCCAGCTGTGACATGCTGGACTACCTTGG CCATCACAACGTTGGAGCACTAATTCGGGAATCCGTCCTGGACGTCATCGCACAACCTCAG CATCAAACGCCAGACATGGGTGGACAGGCCACCACCACAGACGTCATCCAAGCCATTATCGATGACATCAAGCCCAAAACACAGACCAG